Part of the Methylovirgula sp. 4M-Z18 genome is shown below.
CAATGGCGTCCAATCCTGCTTATTACAGTGCCCCGGTGGTTCCAGGAATTCTGTTTGGAATGGCCTACGGATGGTCGGTCGGAATTGCGGCAGTGCCGTTGATCGGCGTTCCTTTGACCATTGCGACGGCCTGCCTCGGCAAGGCTTTGGAAATAGCGGTCATGTTGCACTTTGCACCGCGCACGCGTGGCGGGATCATCGGCCTTATGAGCTGGTTTGGCTCTTGGGCCCTTTTAGCCTTCCCGGCGCTGAGCGCTGTGACGCACAATGCGATACCCGTGGCGCAATTCTTGTCGCCGCTTGCCACCGTTTCGTGGCCATGGCTCGGTCTTTTCCTTGGGGTCCGATCAGACGGAAGTCTGTCTTTCATTGCTGGCATCATCGCGTGTTGGATCGCGGCGATCATCACCATCGGCGCCGCGGTCGGCTTTGGCGTTTGGGGCGCGCGTAAGGGCTTGGCTGGGAATTTTGACGCCGCCGGTATTCCGTCTCGGTCAAATGCGGCCAAGTTCGCCTTTTTTGGCAAGGACCCTGCCTACAGCAAAGAGTTGATGTGGCTGATGCGCGACCGCGGCGCGATCATCCAAGCTTTTTTGATTCCCTTGAGCATGGCTGCCGTGCAGCTCTTCAATATGCGTGGGCTCATCAGTTCTGCGGCGAATTCCTGGAACATGTTGTGCGGGGGAGCCGCTATCTTTGGCGCGTATTTTCTGATGGTTCTGGGACCGAAGTCGTTGGCTTCCGACGGTACTGCGCTCTGGGTCGCTCTCACTTGGCCACGTGGGCTCGAGAGCCTCCTGCAGGCCAAAGCGCGCCTCTGGAGCATGATTGCCTCGTGCGTTGTCCTCCCTTTCCTTTTCTATGCCGCTTGGCTCTATCCAGCCAATAGCTGGCAGGTTGGCCTAGCAGGTTTAGGATGGTTTTTCTTCGCCCGCAGCCAAGCCCAAAAAGCTGTGACGCTCGCAAAGGTGACTCCCGAATCCGGCGAGATAACCAAGACCCCGACGGGGCGCCAGATGGCGACGATGCTAGGAACATTCAGCTTTGCCGTTGGCGTCTTCACGCAGCAATGGGTGATAGCGGTAGCTGGAATCGTCTATTCCTATCTGACGGCGGCGGCGATGTGGCAAAACTTCCGCGCACGCTTGCCATTTCTCTACGATCCCTGGTCGGAGAAACTGCCTCAGCCACCGACGCTGATGCATGCGATGATTGCGATCAGCGCGCTGGTGGAAATAGGCGCCATGATTGCGGCGATGTTCGTCGTGTTTCTTGGTCATGACGGCTCAGGCGTGGCTTTGGCCTTCGGTTATGGCGTTTCGTCTGTAAGTGTCGCGCTTGCGATGGGTCGGTTTTTGAGTAAGCGCGGTATAGCGCAACGTGACATCTGGTTCTGGCCGAAAGATAACCGCGCCCCGGCGCATATTCGGTGGACAATCCTGACGGCGCAATCTGCTCTGGGAATCATGATCGGCGCTCTACTAGGATCGGTTTTGGGCCTCGCGGCGCTTGGTTATTTGGATGTGCTGCAACACATCCCCTTTACCGCCGACATATTGGCCGAAGCACAAAAGCGCGCCGCCGAAATTCCGCATCTTCGCATGGCCTATGTATTCGTGGGCGTATTCTTCGCGCCTTTTGCGGAGGAGTATCTCTTCCGAGGACTGCTGTTTCGTGCGCTCGACAAGGAATGGGGCGGGTGGCGCGCGATTCTCGGTAGTGCCGCTTTTTTCGCGATCTATCATCCGGCGCTATCATGGATACCTGTGGGCGCAGTCGGCATTGCCAACGCTATTATTTTCAAACGAACCGGTTCTCTTGCTCCGGCAGTCATCCTTCACATGATTTACAACGCAATCGTGTTGAGTTGATTGCTCTCGACGGAAAAATTGGTGCGATCGCCGACTTGCCCTGCGACGGCCGCGGCGTTCGCGTTCTATGGTTCTAAGCCCAAGTTTCGGCAGCGATCCCGCGACACAGACCAGGCAAACAATTTCCACATTGCCTCGACAAAGACGCGCCGCCGGGTCGAGGTCGCCCTTTCGGCCAATCAATAGACAGCATCAACCGACCTCCTGGTTTGTCCCGGCACGACCGGCGGTGTCCGCCTTTTTCCAAATGTTATCAAAGGAATAAACGCGTTTGTCCACGTGGCGAAGCGCGCCCGCCGGACAGACCGGTTATGGGGCAACAGACCCAAGCGAACGGCACTGTGGCCGAAATTGCCCGATTTATCAGCAAATCCGGTGGATTTTTCAGGCTCGCCAGCCGCGTTTCGTTGCGTTATAGGCCCTCCCCTAT
Proteins encoded:
- a CDS encoding CPBP family intramembrane glutamic endopeptidase, which gives rise to MNDIVSRKPGFWATLILLLRISYVRSLGRRSRQQQLFRQRTKKQSDDWSGILYLVPVIIFAGINISAAYVVLGGVSIGQRLEAEQKGKVVVESWFLAEVRNAEKRTPDASSKLNDIDKSLAQDYRTEAASLARDFGVNETVTVAKLSATVRAHGSADLIDERNAAQGIVSLGASGRIAAMLGSLALIFWATMLVFQGEGMELDTQRRRHPAWEWLLSHPVPPGAVFLAEMLAAMASNPAYYSAPVVPGILFGMAYGWSVGIAAVPLIGVPLTIATACLGKALEIAVMLHFAPRTRGGIIGLMSWFGSWALLAFPALSAVTHNAIPVAQFLSPLATVSWPWLGLFLGVRSDGSLSFIAGIIACWIAAIITIGAAVGFGVWGARKGLAGNFDAAGIPSRSNAAKFAFFGKDPAYSKELMWLMRDRGAIIQAFLIPLSMAAVQLFNMRGLISSAANSWNMLCGGAAIFGAYFLMVLGPKSLASDGTALWVALTWPRGLESLLQAKARLWSMIASCVVLPFLFYAAWLYPANSWQVGLAGLGWFFFARSQAQKAVTLAKVTPESGEITKTPTGRQMATMLGTFSFAVGVFTQQWVIAVAGIVYSYLTAAAMWQNFRARLPFLYDPWSEKLPQPPTLMHAMIAISALVEIGAMIAAMFVVFLGHDGSGVALAFGYGVSSVSVALAMGRFLSKRGIAQRDIWFWPKDNRAPAHIRWTILTAQSALGIMIGALLGSVLGLAALGYLDVLQHIPFTADILAEAQKRAAEIPHLRMAYVFVGVFFAPFAEEYLFRGLLFRALDKEWGGWRAILGSAAFFAIYHPALSWIPVGAVGIANAIIFKRTGSLAPAVILHMIYNAIVLS